In one Cloacibacillus porcorum genomic region, the following are encoded:
- a CDS encoding serpin family protein → MLKNIGTAILIFCLTALSAGAAFAADGASNDDLLRARELSKSVNAFAFDLYKEIAKEEKGSIFFSPLSISMALALAYEGAAGETREEMRRVLHYDDNVGKQFRAYLDVLNNTTKKSGEFLLANAAWLDIHLNIREKYVDTLKKYYDSKATKIDYSDTHGAAEAINLWCYRNTKGKIKKIVVPGDLKGCRLALGNAAYFKAEWQRGFRKERTAPMPFHRSEKEVVEYPMMKTRGNYKYYEDKKIQSLTMPYKDGIFAMIAILPKEIRYMKKIEKELGEALLSKILSCYDIANVNLCLPRFMIEENYQMAYCLRAIGMNKALSSAANFSGITGMPGLYIDKVIHKAIAGVTEEGSEAAATTVIIMNKILPPPGKRRVIEFTADRPFLFFILDNRTNTIMFMGKWVGE, encoded by the coding sequence ATGTTAAAGAACATTGGTACCGCTATCCTCATATTTTGTTTGACGGCTTTATCGGCAGGCGCGGCGTTCGCCGCTGACGGCGCGTCTAACGATGATCTCCTGCGCGCGCGGGAGCTAAGCAAATCGGTAAACGCCTTTGCCTTTGATCTTTATAAAGAGATCGCGAAGGAAGAAAAAGGCAGCATCTTCTTCTCGCCCCTCAGCATCTCAATGGCCCTTGCTTTGGCCTATGAGGGAGCGGCAGGAGAGACCCGTGAGGAGATGCGGCGGGTTTTGCATTATGATGACAACGTCGGCAAACAGTTTCGCGCCTATCTCGATGTTTTAAACAATACCACGAAAAAGTCAGGAGAATTTTTATTGGCGAATGCCGCTTGGCTTGACATTCATCTAAACATTAGAGAGAAATACGTCGACACCTTAAAAAAATACTATGACAGCAAGGCCACGAAGATCGATTACAGCGATACACATGGTGCGGCGGAGGCGATTAACCTCTGGTGCTATAGAAATACTAAGGGAAAAATAAAGAAAATCGTTGTCCCTGGAGATTTGAAGGGATGCCGATTGGCGCTGGGAAACGCGGCATACTTCAAGGCGGAATGGCAGCGTGGGTTTAGAAAGGAGCGTACTGCTCCCATGCCGTTCCACAGGTCGGAAAAAGAGGTTGTCGAATACCCGATGATGAAGACACGGGGAAATTATAAATATTACGAGGACAAGAAAATTCAAAGTCTGACGATGCCATATAAAGACGGCATTTTTGCCATGATTGCTATTTTGCCTAAAGAAATACGGTACATGAAAAAGATAGAAAAAGAGTTAGGGGAAGCGTTATTGTCAAAAATACTGTCCTGTTATGACATAGCAAACGTAAATCTTTGCCTTCCCAGATTCATGATAGAAGAAAATTACCAAATGGCGTATTGTCTTCGCGCTATTGGCATGAACAAGGCATTGAGCAGTGCTGCGAATTTTTCGGGAATAACGGGAATGCCCGGCCTGTATATAGATAAGGTAATACATAAGGCCATTGCCGGGGTGACTGAAGAGGGAAGCGAAGCCGCGGCGACCACAGTAATTATTATGAATAAAATACTCCCTCCGCCTGGCAAACGGCGCGTGATTGAATTTACCGCGGATCGTCCATTTCTCTTTTTTATCCTCGACAACAGAACAAATACGATAATGTTTATGGGGAAGTGGGTAGGAGAATAG